AAACGTGATATCCTTGAGGGCCCAAAACTCTTCAGAGATATATCGAGTTCCTTTCAAAAAGTCAATAATTTGTTCTTTGAGCCGGGATACCTTATGGTGGCGAAGGATAAATTTTTTAGAAACACCCTGTAGAGAGATCAATTCTAACTAAAGAATAGAGGCATGGGGTATGGTGGTATGGGAGTATATTCTCCCTCCCACACTTCCACACTCCCATCCTTCCACGCTTCCCCTTAAATACTTTCAGCAATTCTCACTTCGTGCTTGCTAAAAAACCAATAGCCGGACAGTAAAACTCCTAAAGACCAGAGAAACAACTGACCGATCAAAACTATATCCGGAGATCTGGCTTCTAATAAGATCTCACGATAAGCAATAACAAAAAGGGTCATGGGGTTAAATTTGAATAAAAATTTTACCTTATCTGGAACTAAGTTAAAAGGATAAGCAATAGGTGTCAACCAAAACCACATCTGCAAAAAAACTTCGATTAAGTGTTTAATATCCCGAAAATAAACGCTTAAACTGGATAAAACCAGGGTGATTCCGGTGATGAAGGTTGTTTGAAGCCCAATAATCAGGGGAAGACAAACCAGGGAGAATCCCCAGGGAATTTTAAATAAACGTAAGGCTACGAATAAAACCAGGAAGGTCAGGAGAAATTGAACCAGGTTAAATAAAACCAGAGATACGGGTAAGATTTCCCTGGGGAAGTAGATCTTTTTAATCAGGTGCCGATGATCCACCATGACATTAACGGAGGAGGAAAGGGAAAGCGTTAAAAAGGTCCAGGGAAGGAAGCCGGTCATAAAAAAAAGGGGAAAATTTTCAACCTCAATCCGAATGACATACTTAAAAGCTACGGAGTAGACCAGGAGCAGCAACAAGGGATTTAACAGGGACCAAAAAATCCCCAATATCGATCCCTTGTATTTCACCTTTAGGTCGCGGATAATCAGGTTCAAGATAAGTTCCTGATACGTGAATATTTTTCTAATCCTGGTTAAAAAACTCTTCACAGTCCCAGGATAAATTTTTCATTGGAGTTTGTCAATTTCCAATTTCGGAAAGGTATCCGTATCAATTTAGTAGGTTAAACGTCTCGTTTGACTTTAGGTAGAAAAAGAAACACCCCCTGGAGGGGGTCAGGGGGGGTGTTCAGACAGAAAAGTGATGCCTACTAAGTAGTTACAGTTACTTCAGAAAGTACCTGTATCAATTTAGCAGGTGGAGGAAGCAACATCCCCTTTCCCCATAGACACCAGAATAAGCTGAAAAGCCCCGTCAGCAACTGTGTTAAAAGTCAAAGGGCGAACAGTGGGTAGCTCCCGACGCAAGTCGGGGGATTCAATCTTTCAGAATTTTCTTCAAGCTCCGGAGGAGCGGCCTGTTAAACAGGTCGCTCCGCTGAAGCTAACCTTCTTATTCTGGTACCTATGGGGTCAGGGGGTTGGGACAATAAAAAAGATACCCTTATGAGCTTCCCTTCCCACATGCTAGAAGGACCAGGATGAGGCTGGTTCCTATCCTATAAACTTGGTCTTACGATGGGTAACAGTAAGGACAAATCCGTTGATGAGATACAGGAAGAATTAAAGAGATGGTTTCACCGCTCCCTTACCCCTTGCTCCCCCTTTCCTGAAGCTTCAGGAGAGGGGGATGGGAGGTGAGGTGGGGATGGGCTGGAAACCGGGGTATCAGATAAGGGCCGGAAAACTTTGAGCGAAATAACCAGGGAGAGGACACTGAATCCATGGATACTTAATAGGATTAGATAAAATATCCCCCTGTTTAAGGGAAAAGGTTTATTTTGTATCAAACCCTCCACAAAGGTACCAAGGGAAGATTCATACACGGTCCTGAAGGTAAGATCTCCCTTTTCTTCAACTCCATGAATCCATAAACTACCGTTTTTATAACGATCTTCGGAATGGCGCCAGGCAGTAATGGCATTTCCGGGTCTGGATTCAGGGGATTCGAGGGAGAAATAATAAGATTTTCCTTGGGAATCTGGAATTACCGGAAACCGAAAACGATGATAGGCATTGTTACGAATCTGCCAGGCGGGAAGGGTTTGTGTGAACAGGTCCGTAGGTGCATCGGGAGTTTCTTTCAGATGAAAGATTATTGGAAAGGTATTGGTTCTGGCGTAAGTAGCTAAAAATACCTCTATTCCGGTTAAGTTCTTTGCCTCTGCCCGGAAGGTTTGACCGATTTTTTTATCACCAAAGATCTCACCAACCGTTTGATCAAAGGCTAGTTGATGAGATACGACTTGAAAAGGGAAATCATAAAAGGTGGGCAAGGTATACCTCCAGAAAGTCAGCATATTAAAGGTAAGAAATCCAAGGAGAAAAACCATCGTGAAAGGACGGTATAACCTCTTCGGAACGAGCTGATAAAGGCCGAGGACTCCGAGAATTGCAAAGGCAGAGATGGCCGGAAAGAGGTAGCGACCCTGGGTAAAAATGGTAAATCCTCCACTATCCAGAAAAGTACCGAAAAAAACCAGGAAGCAAGCAAAAATCAAAATAAGCAATCCCTGTAGCTGCCAGGTTTCCATTCGGATCTTTCTCTGAAACACCCGGATCCAGAATATCATCAAACCCGTCAGGGACAGTATACAGAGTATCTGTAAACCCAGGTACCAGGGATCTGCCAGGGGGTACTTCATCCATCCGAAGGTATACCAGAAGCTTTGAAAAAGGTGAAGCAGAACCATTTTTATTTGGGGAACAGGAGGTTGAAATAGAAATTTAGAAAGGAATACCGGGATTGCATAGAGCACCGGAATGACTCTTTGAGAGAGAGTCTGGATAGCCTCGGGGAAATACCAGATCCCCAAGGCGTATAGGCCTGCCAGTAAAAGAACGACATTTACGACCTTATAAAGAGTCAGAACCCAGAATCGGAGGCCTTTATGTCTCAGATGATTCCAACTCACAA
The sequence above is a segment of the Candidatus Limnocylindrales bacterium genome. Coding sequences within it:
- a CDS encoding ABC transporter permease gives rise to the protein MNLIIRDLKVKYKGSILGIFWSLLNPLLLLLVYSVAFKYVIRIEVENFPLFFMTGFLPWTFLTLSLSSSVNVMVDHRHLIKKIYFPREILPVSLVLFNLVQFLLTFLVLFVALRLFKIPWGFSLVCLPLIIGLQTTFITGITLVLSSLSVYFRDIKHLIEVFLQMWFWLTPIAYPFNLVPDKVKFLFKFNPMTLFVIAYREILLEARSPDIVLIGQLFLWSLGVLLSGYWFFSKHEVRIAESI